From a single Hevea brasiliensis isolate MT/VB/25A 57/8 unplaced genomic scaffold, ASM3005281v1 Scaf1, whole genome shotgun sequence genomic region:
- the LOC110659836 gene encoding 24-methylenesterol C-methyltransferase 2, with translation MYSFTLLFSLSLLLFGLYWFLCLLGSAEQKGKNAAQLSGGSISAEKVQDKYRQYWSFFHSPKQIETIDKVPAFVDTFYNLVTDIYEWGWGQSFHFSPSVPGKSHRDATRLHEEFAVDQLNVKPGDRVLDAGCGVGGPMRAIAAHSGASVVGITINDYQVDRARLHNKKAGLDKLCEVVCGNFLQMQFNDNSFDGAYSIEATCHAPRLEDVYAEIYRVLKPGSFYVSYEWVTTDLYKSEDPTHVEIIQGIERGDALPGLRSYSDIAEIAKKVGFQVLREKDLAKPPSRPWWSRLKMGRIAYWRNHILVTVLAWLGIAPKGVVDVHEMLYHTANYLTKGGETGIFTPMHMILCKKPESTAESES, from the coding sequence ATGTACTCCTTCactctcctcttctctctctctctactccTCTTCGGTCTCTACTGGTTCCTCTGCCTCCTCGGCTCTGCCGAACAGAAAGGCAAGAATGCAGCCCAGCTTTCCGGCGGATCTATCTCCGCCGAGAAAGTCCAGGACAAGTATCGCCAATACTGGTCCTTTTTCCACTCTCCTAAACAAATCGAGACCATCGACAAGGTTCCTGCCTTCGTCGACACCTTCTACAATCTAGTTACAGATATCTACGAGTGGGGTTGGGGCCAGTCCTTCCATTTCTCTCCTTCCGTTCCTGGGAAATCCCACCGCGACGCCACTCGCCTCCATGAGGAATTCGCCGTCGATCAGCTCAATGTCAAGCCCGGTGACAGAGTACTCGACGCCGGTTGCGGAGTCGGTGGTCCCATGCGGGCAATCGCCGCTCATTCTGGGGCCAGTGTTGTTGGTATCACGATCAATGACTATCAGGTGGATCGAGCCCGCTTGCACAATAAGAAAGCGGGGTTGGATAAACTGTGCGAGGTTGTTTGTGGGAATTTCTTGCAAATGCAGTTTAATGATAATAGTTTCGATGGAGCTTACTCTATTGAAGCTACCTGCCACGCTCCAAGGCTTGAAGATGTGTATGCCGAGATTTATCGGGTTTTGAAGCCCGGTTCTTTTTATGTATCGTACGAATGGGTCACTACAGATTTGTATAAATCGGAGGATCCAACCCATGTGGAGATAATTCAAGGAATAGAGCGAGGAGATGCACTGCCTGGGTTAAGGAGTTACAGTGACATTGCTGAGATTGCAAAGAAAGTTGGATTTCAGGTGCTGAGGGAGAAGGATTTGGCGAAGCCGCCGTCGAGGCCGTGGTGGTCGAGGTTGAAGATGGGAAGGATTGCATATTGGAGgaatcacattttggttactgtGCTTGCATGGCTGGGGATTGCCCCTAAAGGGGTTGTGGATGTTCATGAAATGCTGTATCATACTGCCAATTATTTGACTAAAGGGGGGGAGACTGGGATTTTTACTCCTATGCATATGATATTGTGCAAGAAACCAGAGTCTACCGCTGAGTCTGAGTCGTAG